A window of Acidobacteriota bacterium genomic DNA:
GCCTTGGCAAGCGCAAAGATCTTTATAGCCCTTCGGGTTTGACTTGCTTGAGGGCTTCTGCTTATCTTTGTTGACAAGAGATAAGGCAACGGTAACTTGTTTCGCCAACCAGTCGAGTTGCTAAGCTGGACGGCTCGGGCGGGGGGCGCATCTACTTCTGGGACGAAGCGGTGGGCGAGGTCATCTGGGAGTTTCCCCTTAACTCGCCGACCCAGGACCTGGTGCGGGGCTGGTTCAACGGGCGTCTGGTGGTGGAAAACGACACCCGGCCCGGCGGAGGGCTGCACAACTTCTTCCGCGACCACCTGGGCAGCACCCAGGTCACCGCAGACTTCTTCACCGGCGCCTTGGTCTGCTCCTCCTTCTACCACCCCTTCGGCCAGTCGGCCGACCCCGCGGCCTGCGACGGGCACGTCCGCAAGTTCACCCAGAAGGAGCGCGACATCGAGTCCGGCCTCGACTACTTCGGCGCCCGCTACTGCGACTCCCTCTCCGCCCGCTTCCTCTCCCCCGACCCCTTGCTCGCCTCCGCCGACCCCAACGATCCCCAGACCTGGAACCGTTACTCCTACACGTTCAACCGACCGATGCTCAATGTCGACCCAGACGGTCGAGACCCCATACGCATAGATAACCCCATGGCTGGTATCCCAAGTTCGGAGGAGTTAAACAGACGGCGACGAGCACGCCGTGAGGCAGGAATAAGAGAGTTCCAGAAGGCGGTTAGGGATGGAACTCTCGAAGTGAAGATGGGAATGATGCCCGCACCGGCGGGAGGTGCAGGCAGCTTGATCGCCGGCGGCGGCAGGATCATCACGGCAACGCTCGGAGCTGGCGAGACGCTCCTCAAGGTTGGCGGCGCGATCGCCGTCGGTCTTGGTATTATTAGCCTATCGGAGGAAACGGACGAGCCAGCCGAGGACGCCGAAGTTGAAGAAAACACCGACCTGCGTCAGCCCGGCACTCTGCGCAATCCCGATGGAACGGTGAAGGATCCCGAGGATCAATTGCAAGGCGTAACGAAAGCACGGGATAGAGGACAGCTTATTGAAACCATGGGCAAGAGCGAACAAA
This region includes:
- a CDS encoding RHS repeat-associated core domain-containing protein, encoding MGEVIWEFPLNSPTQDLVRGWFNGRLVVENDTRPGGGLHNFFRDHLGSTQVTADFFTGALVCSSFYHPFGQSADPAACDGHVRKFTQKERDIESGLDYFGARYCDSLSARFLSPDPLLASADPNDPQTWNRYSYTFNRPMLNVDPDGRDPIRIDNPMAGIPSSEELNRRRRARREAGIREFQKAVRDGTLEVKMGMMPAPAGGAGSLIAGGGRIITATLGAGETLLKVGGAIAVGLGIISLSEETDEPAEDAEVEENTDLRQPGTLRNPDGTVKDPEDQLQGVTKARDRGQLIETMGKSEQNVENRLRSSAGRSAEEVIKEFEEN